The following coding sequences lie in one Lolium perenne isolate Kyuss_39 chromosome 2, Kyuss_2.0, whole genome shotgun sequence genomic window:
- the LOC127329285 gene encoding senescence-specific cysteine protease SAG39-like gives MASYSMGFLIAIVVCACALSTLAARDLTDDSAIVVRHEQWMTKYGRVYNDAAEKARRLEVFKANVAFIELVNARNDKFWLEANQFADITNDEFRATHTGFKLPLGGSKGRRMTSFRYANVSLDALPTAVDWRTKGAVTPIKDQGQCGCCWAFSTVASMEGIVQLSTGKLISLSEQELVDCDTSDNGCGGGLMDNAFEFIVKNDGLTMETNYPYIGADGTCNSNMASSAAASITGHEDVPANDEASLQKAVAAQPVSVAVDGGDDLFRFYKGGVLSGECGTGLDHGIAAVGYGVSDDGTKFWVMKNSWGTSWGEDGFIRMERDIAAEQGLCGLAMQPSYPTA, from the exons ATGGCTAGCTACTCAATGGGTTTCCTCATTGCCATCGTCGTATGTGCCTGCGCACTTAGCACTCTGGCAGCACGTGACCTCACAGACGATAGCGCCATAGTCGTGAGGCACGAGCAGTGGATGACCAAGTATGGGCGCGTGTATAATGACGCCGCTGAGAAAGCACGGCGGCTAGAGGTGTTCAAGGCCAACGTGGCGTTCATAGAGTTGGTGAACGCTAGGAACGATAAGTTCTGGCTCGAGGCCAACCAATTCGCAGATATCACCAATGATGAATTCAGGGCTACTCACACAGGCTTTAAACTTCCGCTGGGTGGTAGCAAGGGCCGGAGGATGACAAGCTTTAGGTATGCAAATGTCAGCCTCGATGCTCTTCCGACTGCGGTGGACTGGAGAACCAAAGGTGCTGTCACTCCCATCAAGgaccaaggccaatgtg GGTGTTGCTGGGCGTTCTCCACGGTTGCCTCCATGGAAGGCATTGTGCAGCTGAGCACCGGCAAACTGATATCTCTATCCGAGCAGGAGCTTGTGGACTGCGACACCTCAGACAACGGATGCGGAGGGGGGCTAATGGACAATGCCTTTGAGTTCATCGTCAAGAACGACGGCCTCACCATGGAGACCAACTACCCCTACATCGGCGCTGACGGCACCTGCAACTCCAACATGGCCTCCAGCGCTGCAGCATCCATCACAGGTCACGAGGATGTGCCAGCCAATGACGAGGCATCACTGCAAAAAGCAGTGGCAGCGCAGCCCGTGTCCGTGGCTGTTGACGGAGGGGACGACCTCTTTCGGTTCTACAAGGGCGGTGTGCTCTCCGGCGAATGCGGCACGGGCCTTGACCATGGCATCGCGGCAGTCGGGTACGGTGTGTCTGACGATGGGACCAAGTTCTGGGTGATGAAGAACTCATGGGGCACGTCGTGGGGTGAggatgggtttattaggatggagAGGGACATCGCCGCCGAGCAAGGCCTATGTGGACTCGCCATGCAGCCTTCCTACCCAACAGCGTAG